In Streptomyces venezuelae, the sequence ACACATCGCCGCGAACATCGCGGCTCGGGTGGCGCGCATCGGCGCGAATGATTCGAACATGGCCGGGACATGTTCGCACGGGGCGCCGTGGTTCCCGCCAGGGGCTTATCCGATCATGAGCAGATGAATCCGATTCCGTGGGGAGCGGTGTACGCCGGCGGGGTGCAGCTCGGGGCCTACGCCCTGGAGCGCACCGGCGCGGCCGAGCGGGAGCGACTGCTCCGGGACTGCTCGACGAACGTCGACAATCTCGCCTCCGGCCGCTGGGAGACGCTGCTGAGCAGCGCTCTCGTCGTCGAGGAGCCCATGCCCCTGCCCTACGCGCTGCTGCTCGTCGCGGTCCTCGGCTACGCCGAGTACGCCTACGGAGCCTGGTGGACGGCCGCGGTGTTCCTGTTCGGGCACGCCGCGGCGACCCTCCTCGTCTACGGGGCCCTGCGCAGGACCGCCGACCCGCGCACGCGGCGCGCGGTGGACGTGGGGACGAGCTACGGGTTCAACACCGTGCTCGGCTCGCTGACCTCGGCCCTGCCGCGGGGGGCGGTCCGTACGGCCGCACGGGTGGGGCTGCTCGCGCTCGCGGCGGCGCCGCTGGTCCGGCGGGGGCGGACCTTCACGGACGCCGGGCACCTGGCCGCGCTCGGGGTGGGCATCGGGGTCTCCCTGGCCTTCGATTGCCTTTCCGGGGCAAAGCATCGGAAAATTACATGAACCACACCCAGCAGGAGCTGCCACGATGACCGCCACCCCGTCCACCACCGTCGCCAACCTCCGCGACCTCGGCGGCACCCCGCTCCCCGGCGGCCGCACCGTCCGCCCCGGCCTGGTCCTGCGCTCCGGCCAGCTCGACCGGCTCGACCTCGACGCCGACCCGGTGGTGGCCGCGCTGGGCCTGCGTACCGTCATCGACTTCCGCACCGACGCCGAGCGCGCCGACCACCCCGACCGGATACCCGCCGGGGCCCGGGCCCTCGTCGGCGACGTCCTCGCCGACAAGCTGAACTCCGCCCAGGTGCCCGCCGCCCAGCTGAAGGACCTGCTGTCCGACCCTGCCGTGGCCGAGAAGCACCTGGGCGGCGGCCGGGCGCAGGCGCTGTTCGCCGACACCTACCGGTCCTTCGTGAACTCCGGCTCCGCTCAGGCCGCGTACCGCATGCTGCTGACCGAGGCCGCCGACGCCGCCTCGGGCCCGCTGCTGTTCCACTGCACGGCCGGCAAGGACCGGACGGGCTGGGGCGCGACGGTCATCCTGGCGCTGCTGGGCGCGGACGACGAGACGCTGATGGCCGAATACCTGTCCGTCAATCCGGCGGTGAAGCGGGCCTTCGCCCCGATGATCGAGGGCTTCACCGCGGCCGGCGGCGACCCGGACATCGCGCTCGCGCTGATCGGTGTCTTCCCCTCCTACCTGCAGGCGGCCCTGGACGAGGTGGAGACGCGGTACGGATCCATGGAGAAGTACGTGCGCGAGGGGCTCGGTGTCTCCGACGAGACGGTCGAGGCGCTGCGCGCCCGTCTGGTGGTCTGATCCGGCACCCCGGGACCGCCCTCCGACGCCGGGGCCCGGCGCCCCGCACCCGGTGACCATCCGACGATTCGCTCGTTCTGCTGAACGTGACTGCGCCGGATACCGCCACCCGCCCCATGCCTCCCGTGTCTCCCGTGCCGCCGGACGTCGAGCAGGCCGAGGCAGCCATCGTCGAGCACTATCCCCGGCTGGTGCGGCTGGCCTATCTGGTGCTGCCGCCGGCCCTCGGCCGCAACCGGCGGGTGCTCACCGCGCACTCCCTGGTCCAGCGGGCACTGCCGCGCGGGCGGCGGGACTCGGCGGCGGCCGCGGCCGCCGTGCGGGGCGGGGTGCCGGGGCAGCGGGACGGGGCGGAGGACTCCGGGTACGCGTACGTCCGGCTGCGCGTGCTGCGCGCGGCCCTGGAGGCGGGGATCCCGCTGACCTTCCGGGCGCTGCCGCGGCGGGCCCAGCTCCCACCGGTGCTCCCCCAGGTGTGGGGGCTGCGGTTGTTCCCCCGCTCGGGCGGCGCCGAGGAGCTGGCCCTCGACCAGTGGCTGGCCACCCTCGACGGGCCGGGCCGGGCCGCCTGCGTGCTGCGGGCACTGGAGCGGCTGTCCGAGCCCGAGGTGCTCCGGGTGCTCGACGAGGCCGGGGTGCCGGATCCGGCCGCCGCGGCCCGGGAGTCCGGGGATCCGGCGAACGACGCCCTGTTCGCCTCCCCCGAGTTCGACCCGTGCGTGCTCCAGGCCCGGCCCACCGACCTGCTGCGGCGGCGGCGTCTCGGGCGGGCGGCGCTGGCCGCCGGGGCCGCCCTCGCCGTGTGCGGGGCGCTGCTCGCGCTGCCCGGCGGGGGCTGGGGCTCGGACGGGGCCGCCGCCCCGCTCTATGCGCGCAACGCCGCGGCCGAGCAGGCCCTGGATCCCGCGAAGCTGGTGCGGGCGGCGCCCGCCCTCTGGCGCACGTCGTCCCGTACGGACTTCTCCACCTGGCCCGCGCGCGGCGACCGGGCCGGCGACACCGAGCTGCTGCGCCGGGCGCTGGCCGTGTGGGCCCGGCCGGGCGCCTCGGTGGTCACCTCGGCCACTGCGGGCACACCGGCCGGGCCGCCGATGGGACCGGCGCAGCTGCTGTTCGCGGGCGCCGTGGACCAGGCCGTCGTGGTCCTGATGTACGACGGCCTGCGCGTGGTGCGCTACGCCGAACCGCGGACCGGGACCGCGGGCGCCGCCCTGGACTTCGCCCGGACCGACGGCGCTTCGGCGGAGACCGCCACCGCGCTGGTGCTCAGCCGGGTCGACGGCAACGTCCGCTATCTCACCGCGCCCTGGGTCACCGGCACCGCGCTGCGGGACCTGCTCAAGCCCGCCGCCCCCGTGGTGGCGCTGAAGACGGGACCGGACGGGGTGACCCCGCCGGTGGCGGGTCCGGCCCCGGCCGGCAGCTGTACGAGCTGGAACGCGCTGGCGTTGACGGGCGACGGCGCCACCCGGCTGATCACCGACCTCGGTGAACTGACCCCGGCCCGGCTGACGTCGGGTGCGCCGGGCGCCGAGCGTGACGTGACGGAGGCCGCGGAGCTCGGGGACTGGTCGAGGATCGCCTGTCTGCTGCCGGCGGTCCGCTCGCACGGGGTCCGCACGGTCAACGCGTGGACGTACGCGAAGCAGCCGCTGCCGGAGGGCGACGGGACGGCGGCCTGGCTCTGCACGCGGGCCGAGACCTGGCAGGGGTCGGCCGACCGGGTGCAGGCGCAGTTCCTGGCTCCGGGTGCCCCGATGGCGGCGCAGGCGGCCCGCTCCGAGGGATCGGCGGCCTGCGGGCCGCGGGAGCCGCGGGTGCTGGCGGGCGTGCTGTGGAAGTCGCGGGCCGGCCAGTGGTACGTGCTGGCGGCGGGCAGTGCGCAGTTCGCCTCGCTGTCGGTGTCGGGCGGCGGGGTGAGCGGATCGGCGCACGGCAACCGGCTGGCGGTGAAGGCGCCGGCGGGTGCACAGGTGGACCTGTCGGGCAAGCTGACGGACGGGACGAAGGCGGGCGTGCTGCGCTAGGGGGTGTCCTCGCACGTGGGTGGGTGAAGCTTCAACCGTCAGGAACGGGCGGGTAGTTGGCGGGATCCGGACATGACGGTCGCCGTGGACACATGGCATGATCTGATTCCGGTTACCAAGCGGTAACCCCAACACCCCTCCCCCACCTGGAAGTCACCCCACGTGCGCACGCTCACCCGACGCCTCCTCATACCCGGCCTGACCGCCCTGGCCCTCACCGCCACCGGCTGCGGCTCGACCCCTCACACCGGCGCCGACGGACCGGCCGCCCCCGCCGCCGTCACCCCCTCGTCCGACGGCACCTCGCAGCAGCTCGACGTGGCCGCGGCCCCGCAGGGGACGTCCACCCCGGCGGCCGTGGCCCGGGCCGACGGGAAGGGCAAGACCGAGCAGTCCACGCTGAAGGTCGCCTCCTACGACAAGGCCAGCGGCCGGGCCGTCATCGCCAAGTCCACTCCGCAGCCGGCCGGTTCACCCACCCCCGGCAAGCCGTCCGGGACGGGCAAGGCCCCTGGGACGGGCAAGTCGCCGGAGGCCGGCAAGTCCCCCGAGGCCGACAAGCCCGTGGCGGTGGGCGACGTCATCGCCAGCGCTCCGGCCCCCGGCGCCCCCGCGGGCCTGCTCGCCAAGGTCACCGAGGTCGTCGGCAAGACCGACCGGGGCACCGAGGTCAAGACCGCCCCCACCACGCTGGCCGCCGTCCTGGGCGACGACAAGGCCGACGGCAAGGTCCCCGTCGACCCGGCCGCGGTCACCGTGGAACCCCTGACGAAGGGCGTCACCTTCTCCTGGGCCAAGGGCCCGGGTCTGACCTTCGGCCCCGAGGGCGCGAAGCTGCCGCTCGGCAACCTGCGGCTCGACGTCAACGCCTCCGTCGACACGGCGCCGGACGCCCCCGCCTCGGCCGGCGCCTCGGTGTCCGGGTTCGTCCAGCTCGCCCCGCAGGTCGAGTTCGCGTACGACGGCAGCGCCGGCGGCGCCCCCGGTCCGCGCGGCGCCTTCCTCGGCATGAGCGGCGACTGGTCCTCGCAGTGGAAGCTCCAGGGCCGCGCCGCCGCGAGCACCGGAGCGCCCAAGCGGATCCCGTTCGCCAAGCTGCACAGCTCGCCCGTCATCCAGGTCGGCCCGGTGCCGGTCGTCGTCAACCTCGACCTGACCTGCTACATCCAGGTGGAGGCCGACGGCCGCGTGACCGTCGAGGTCCAGCAGGACGTCAAGGGTGACTTCAAGGTCGGCGGCAGCTACGCCGCGGGCAAGGGCTGGACCCCGGTGAGCGCCTCGAACGTGCAGAGCACGCCGGTCCGGGCGAGCGTCACCGCCGCCGGGAAGGTCAAGGGCGCGATCGGCGCCGAGGCCTCCGTCGGCCTCTACGGGGCCGTCGGCGTCACCGCGGACTTCTCCCCGTACGTGCGCGGCGAGGGAGACGTCAAGGCGACGGCGTCCAGCGACGGCAAGACCTCCCTGGAGGGCGCCTGGGCGCTGTACGGCGGCTTCGACCTGAGCGGGAACCTCCAGCTCCAGCTGTCGCTGTTCGGCACGCCCCTCTTCGAGCGCAAGATCCCGCTGGGCACCCTCAACCGCGAGTGGGCGCTGTCGACCGGCCACATCAAGCGGTAGCCGGCGGGACGTCGGTACCGACACTGCCCGGGTGCGCGAGCGCCCGGGCGGTGTCATGTCGGAGAAGTCCGCGCAGGGGGCTTCTCCTCCCACCTACCCATCAGTACATTGACGCCATGTCTAATACGCCGCTCGCGCCCGTCCCCGTGGCGTCGGAACACGTGGACCTGAGGCCCCGGAACGTGTCCTTCGGCTGGGAGGACACCCCGCTCCACTGGCTGCCCGGCGACCCCTTCGCCGGGCACATGATCAATGTGCTGCACCTGCTGCTTCCCGCCGGCGAGCGCTGGTTCGTACACGTCTACAAGCAGGTGCTCCCGTACATCGAGGACGAGCAACTGCGGGCGGACGTCGTCGGGTTCATCGGCCAGGAGGCCATGCACGCTTCCGCGCACGACGACGTGCTCCCGCACCTGAAGCGGCTCGGACTGGACCCGACTCCCTACACCGCGCAGGTGGACTGGCTGTTCGAGAAGCTCCTCGGCGACCGGACCCTCCCGCCGGGCCGGGCCGCCCGCTGGTGGCTGATGGAACGGGTCGCGATGATCGCGGCGATCGAGCACTACACGGCGTTCCTGGGCGACTGGGTGCTGAACGCCGACGCGCTGGACCAGCGGGGAGCCGACCCCACCATGCTGGACCTGCTGCGCTGGCACGGGGCGGAGGAGGTCGAGCACCGCTCGGTGGCCTTCGACCTCTTCATGCACGTCGACGGCGGCTACCGCCGCCGGGCCCGGACCTGGGCGACCGCCTTCTCGGCCCTGGTGTTCCTGTGGCAGCGCGGGGTGCGGTTCTTCATGGAGAACGACCCACACCTGGTCGACGGCAAGGCCTCCTTCGGGAAGTTCTTCGTGGCCGGGCAGCAGGGGGTGCTCCCCTCCACGGGGGCGATGCTGAAGTCCATCCCGAAGTACCTCTCCCGCACCTACCACCCCTCGCAGGAGGGATCGACGGCCCAGGCGGTGGCCTATCTCGCCGCCTCCCCCGGCGCGAACGGCGGGGTGCGGGCATGAGGCGCGCCCTCGCGGTCACGGCCGCCCTGGGCGCGGCCTGGGTGACCAGGCGTGCGCTGGGGCGCCGCATCGGCGACTCGCCGCTCTGGCCGCTGCCGGCCCTGGAGACACCGGTCTCGGGCCACTCCCCGCGCCGCGCGCTGCGGGCGCTGATCGTCTCCCGTACGGAGCCCGCGCAGGGCGTGCTGCGGCTGACCCTGGAATCCCCCGACCTCCCGGCGTGGACCCCGGGCGCGCACGTGGACGTCACCCTGCCCTCGGGGCTCGTCCGCCAGTACTCGCTGTGCGGCGACCCGGCGGACGACGGCCGGTACACGATCGCGATCCGGCTGGTCGAGGACGGCCGGGGCGGCTCCCGCGAGGCCCACGCGCAGCTGGTCGAGGGCGCCGAGCTGGTGCTGCGCCCGCCGCGCAACCGTTTCGAGCTGGTCCCCGCGGTCTCGTACGTCTTCGTCGCGGGCGGCATCGGCATCACGCCGATCCTGCCGATGCTGCGGGCCGCCACGGCGGCGGGCGCCGACTGGACCCTCCTCTACGGGGGCCGCTCCCTCGGCTCGATGCCCTTCCTGGACGAGCTCGCTGCCTACGGCGACCGGGTCACGGTCCACCCCGAGGACGAGATGGGCCTGCCGGACCTGGCTCCGGTCGCCGGGGCCGGGCCGGGCACACCGGTCTACTGCTGCGGTCCGGAGCCGCTGATGCAGGCCGTCATGGCGGCGGCCGCGGATCCGGCGGCGGTGCACCTGGAGCGGTTCGCCCCGGCGGACGGCCCCGGTCCGGGGCGGGCCTTCACGGTCGAACTGCGCCGTTCGGGGCGGGTCGTCGAGGTGGCGGCGGACGAGAGCACGCTGGCCGCGGTGCGCCGGGAGCTGCCGGACACCCCGTACTCCTGCGGGCAGGGATTCTGCGGGACCTGCCAACACCGGGTCCTGGAGGGCGCCGTGGACCACCGCGACGAGCTGCTCACGGACCAGGAGCGCGCGGACTCGATGCTGCTGTGCGTGTCCCGCGCGAAGGAGGACCGGCTGGTCCTGGACCTGTGAACGCTCCCCAGTAGGGTGTCCGCATGACAACCGGGGTGCGACGCAGGATGGGTGTCGAGGAGCGGCGGCAGCAGCTGATCGGGGTTGCCCTGGAGCTGTTCAGCAACCGCTCGCCCGACGATGTGTCGATCGACGAGATCGCGGCGGCCGCGGGGATATCCCGGCCGCTCGTCTACCACTACTTTCCGGGCAAACTGAGCCTGTACGAGGCCGCGCTGCGACGGGCGGCCGACGAGCTCGCGCTGCGGTTCGTGGAGCCCCGGGAGGGGCCGCTCGGCGGGCGCCTGCTGCGGGTGATGGGCCGGTTCTTCGATTTCGTCGACGACCACGGGCCGGGCTTCTCGGCGCTGATGCGCGGCGGTCCGGCCGTCGGCAGCAGCCGGACGAACGCGATGATCGACGAGGTCCGGCAGGCGGCGTACGAGCAGATCCTCACGCACCTGGGCATCGGGCTGGAGCGTCCGCCCGCCCGCATGGAACTGGTGGTGCGGTCCTGGGTGTCGCTCGCCGAGTCCACCGCGCTGATCTGGCTGGACGGGCGCCGGATCCCGCGGGCCGAGCTCGAACTGCAGCTGGTGCACGACTTCGCGGCGCTGGCCGCCGTAAGTGCCGCGTACGACGCGGAGATGGCGGGGATCCTCGTACGGATCCTGGCCGACGAGCCCGCCGACGGGCCCTTCGGAGAGCTGGTCGGGCGGCTCGCCGGGCTGGTGCCGGGCGAGGTGACGGATCCGCGCTGAATCCGGGGTGTGGCGGCCGCCCATGATCATCGATAATGCCCGCGTGATCATTGACGACGAGATCCTGTTCCGGCCGGCCCAGGAGAAGGACGCCGGCACGCTGGTGCAGCTGTACGACCAGGCCGCCCGGTGGATGCGCAAGCACGGGATCGATCAGTGGAAGCCCGGCGAGAAGGACGCCGCGCACTTCCGGTCGAAGATGCGCGAGGGCGAGGTGTGGCTCGCCGGCGACGCCGACGGGCGCGTGTGCGGGGCCTACGAGTTGTGGTGGTCCGACGAGGAGGCCTGGGGTGTCCAGCCGCCCGTGGCGGGCTACGTGCACCGGCTGATGGTGGCGCGCGAGGTGGCCCCCGCGGGGGCCGGGCGGCGGCTGCTCGAACACGCCGAGCGCCGGATCGCCCGGACCGGTCGGGAACGGGCGCGGCTGGACTGCGTCTCCACCAACCCCCGGCTGCTCGCGTACTACCGGGGTGCGGGCTACCGGGTGGTCGGGGAGCTCCCCAACAAACAGGGGAAGGACGGCAGGACCTACGGGGTGATCCTGCTGGAGAAGCGGCTGGACCGGCTCAGCGCCGTGTGAAGACCGAGACGGTGCGGGCGGGGACGGTGAACTCTCCTGTCTTCGCGTCGTACGCGGACTGCTTGACGGTGGTGTCGGAGCCGGCTGCCTGGACCGGGTGGAGCCGGTAGGCGGTGCCGGCGAGGGCGGGGACCCGCTGTGCCTGTCCGGTGGGGGCCGCGTTGAAGACGACCACGAGGTCGCCCAGGGTCATGGTGATCACGCCCGGGGTCTCGTCCTTGCCCGAGAGGGGGAAGGCCAGCCGGGACTGGACCGCGCCG encodes:
- a CDS encoding rhomboid-like protein, coding for MNPIPWGAVYAGGVQLGAYALERTGAAERERLLRDCSTNVDNLASGRWETLLSSALVVEEPMPLPYALLLVAVLGYAEYAYGAWWTAAVFLFGHAAATLLVYGALRRTADPRTRRAVDVGTSYGFNTVLGSLTSALPRGAVRTAARVGLLALAAAPLVRRGRTFTDAGHLAALGVGIGVSLAFDCLSGAKHRKIT
- a CDS encoding tyrosine-protein phosphatase — protein: MTATPSTTVANLRDLGGTPLPGGRTVRPGLVLRSGQLDRLDLDADPVVAALGLRTVIDFRTDAERADHPDRIPAGARALVGDVLADKLNSAQVPAAQLKDLLSDPAVAEKHLGGGRAQALFADTYRSFVNSGSAQAAYRMLLTEAADAASGPLLFHCTAGKDRTGWGATVILALLGADDETLMAEYLSVNPAVKRAFAPMIEGFTAAGGDPDIALALIGVFPSYLQAALDEVETRYGSMEKYVREGLGVSDETVEALRARLVV
- a CDS encoding TetR/AcrR family transcriptional regulator, which gives rise to MTTGVRRRMGVEERRQQLIGVALELFSNRSPDDVSIDEIAAAAGISRPLVYHYFPGKLSLYEAALRRAADELALRFVEPREGPLGGRLLRVMGRFFDFVDDHGPGFSALMRGGPAVGSSRTNAMIDEVRQAAYEQILTHLGIGLERPPARMELVVRSWVSLAESTALIWLDGRRIPRAELELQLVHDFAALAAVSAAYDAEMAGILVRILADEPADGPFGELVGRLAGLVPGEVTDPR
- a CDS encoding PDR/VanB family oxidoreductase encodes the protein MRRALAVTAALGAAWVTRRALGRRIGDSPLWPLPALETPVSGHSPRRALRALIVSRTEPAQGVLRLTLESPDLPAWTPGAHVDVTLPSGLVRQYSLCGDPADDGRYTIAIRLVEDGRGGSREAHAQLVEGAELVLRPPRNRFELVPAVSYVFVAGGIGITPILPMLRAATAAGADWTLLYGGRSLGSMPFLDELAAYGDRVTVHPEDEMGLPDLAPVAGAGPGTPVYCCGPEPLMQAVMAAAADPAAVHLERFAPADGPGPGRAFTVELRRSGRVVEVAADESTLAAVRRELPDTPYSCGQGFCGTCQHRVLEGAVDHRDELLTDQERADSMLLCVSRAKEDRLVLDL
- a CDS encoding GNAT family N-acetyltransferase, which produces MIIDDEILFRPAQEKDAGTLVQLYDQAARWMRKHGIDQWKPGEKDAAHFRSKMREGEVWLAGDADGRVCGAYELWWSDEEAWGVQPPVAGYVHRLMVAREVAPAGAGRRLLEHAERRIARTGRERARLDCVSTNPRLLAYYRGAGYRVVGELPNKQGKDGRTYGVILLEKRLDRLSAV
- a CDS encoding metal-dependent hydrolase; the encoded protein is MSNTPLAPVPVASEHVDLRPRNVSFGWEDTPLHWLPGDPFAGHMINVLHLLLPAGERWFVHVYKQVLPYIEDEQLRADVVGFIGQEAMHASAHDDVLPHLKRLGLDPTPYTAQVDWLFEKLLGDRTLPPGRAARWWLMERVAMIAAIEHYTAFLGDWVLNADALDQRGADPTMLDLLRWHGAEEVEHRSVAFDLFMHVDGGYRRRARTWATAFSALVFLWQRGVRFFMENDPHLVDGKASFGKFFVAGQQGVLPSTGAMLKSIPKYLSRTYHPSQEGSTAQAVAYLAASPGANGGVRA